Proteins encoded within one genomic window of Glandiceps talaboti chromosome 3, keGlaTala1.1, whole genome shotgun sequence:
- the LOC144432993 gene encoding uncharacterized protein LOC144432993, with product MAKLRVGAGSITAFILLTQSVSVFTQLTSSPGFQCLSNYDRCHNKDRCVYMFELKEDGLDCPKVRKVVLDLKDVNADLALQKAMVAEKSAQIDVLQHQLDNVQLTLTQREAQIANLETMVEEIQNWKPNVDVLLNKLEELIVNRTENRISNLEMMIEEIGNMRLWSEWGSWTSCSVTCGGGIHSRSRTCDSCPSQSLDTESESCNDHCCPTAAWSPWNSWSPCSVVCEGSGTKHRSRTCTASCGGTCPGSDVDTTSCSVGPTCPVWSGWSIWTICPVTCGGETHSRTRTCQSCPAMTPETESQQCNEQCCPSGGK from the exons ATGGCCAAGCTCCGGGTTGGTGCTGGGTCGATAACAGCTTTCATCCTCTTAACACAAAGTGTATCAGTGTTCACCCAATTGACATCGTCACCGGGATTCCAGTGTTTAAGTAACTATGATCGATGTCACAATAAAGACCGATGCGTGTACATGTTTGAGCTGAAGGAAGACGGGCTGGACTGTCCCAAAGTGAGGAAGGTAGTTCTCGATTTGAAAGACGTCAACGCTGATCTAGCACTGCAAAAGGCAATGGTGGCAGAAAAATCAGCACAAATTGACGTACTGCAACACCAACTTGACAACGTACAATTGACGCTGACTCAACGTGAAGCTCAAATCGCAAACCTGGAAACAATGGTGGAAGAGATCCAGAATTGGAAAC CAAATGTCGACGTTCTCCTCAACAAACTGGAAGAATTGATTGTGAATCGCACTGAAAATCGAATTTCAAACTTGGAAATGATGATTGAAGAAATAGGAAACATGAGAC tTTGGTCTGAATGGGGAAGCTGGACAAGCTGTTCTGTGACCTGTGGTGGTGGAATACATTCAAGATCTCGTACATGTGATTCCTGTCCATCACAATCCCTCGATACTGAAAGTGAATCGTGCAATGATCACTGCTGTCCTACTGCAG CCTGGTCCCCATGGAACTCCTGGTCACCTTGCAGTGTCGTCTGTGAAGGTTCAGGAACAAAACACAGATCCAGAACATGTACGGCATCATGTGGAGGGACATGTCCTGGATCGGATGTTGATACAACATCTTGCAGTGTTGGACCCACCTGTCCAG TTTGGTCAGGATGGAGTATCTGGACAATATGCCCAGTGACCTGTGGTGGAGAAACACATTCAAGAACTCGTACATGTCAGTCATGTCCAGCTATGACACCAGAGACCGAAAGCCAACAATGCAATGAACAGTGTTGCCCTTCTGGAGGCAAGTAA
- the LOC144432994 gene encoding uncharacterized protein LOC144432994, with protein sequence MSIHIPLLQHGRHGRTGNLAVPLVKVQEYNPEVEHVHQPVEEPALGLIVKRTFAVLDLRVHLGELGLGILVPERVVGEHKLVLGHATPVLDQIQQLHHVIHMIVLRIAQQVGVAGREAVEAVALDYEHVTVFDHVEQELVVDLAPRPSRVGIVMGKFHKRCIHRKWTRYSNPANNYNNPFSNTQRTKTAEDYRICQYERL encoded by the exons ATGAGTATCCACATACCTTTACTACAGCATGGCAGACATGGACGAACTGGGAATCTTGCAGTACCTCTTGTGAAGGTACAGGAATACAATCCAGAAGTCGAACATGTACATCAACCTGTGGAGGAACCTGCCCTGGGTCTAATCGTGAAACGAACGTTTGCAGTGTTGGATTTACGTGTCCAT CTTGGGGAACTTGGACTTGGAATACTTGTTCCAGAACGTGTGGTGGGGGAACACAAACTGGTACTCGGTCATGCAACTCCTGTCCTGGATCAGATTCAACAACTTCATCATGTAATACACATGATTGTCCTCAGGATTGCACAGCAA GTTGGAGTAGCTGGGAGGGAGGCTGTAGAGGCAGTTGCACTGGACTACGAACACGTTACTGTATTCGACCATGTGGAACAGGAACTTGTAGTGGATCTAGCTCCAAGACCATCTCGTGTTGGAATT GTGATGGGCAAATTCCATAAACGCTGCATACATAGAAAGTGGACACGATATAGTAACCCTGCTAACAATTATAACAACCCATTCTCCAACACTCAACGTACAAAAACAGCAGAAGACTATCGAATATGCCAATACGAGCGATTATAA